The following are from one region of the Candidatus Dadabacteria bacterium genome:
- a CDS encoding uracil-DNA glycosylase yields the protein MTHQGFVKTLEGLSFQDAFNPYSECCAVCDRKGAARIRRDSLLKILIAATESGVDSLWVGRDFGHRGGRRTGLAFTDDAHLNNHAKRWGVSIEKPTKGMINEGTATVVWDVLDQINDTVFLWNVFPLHPHKPQNPFTNRRHNACERKAGEEMLYELICLLKPERLVAIGNDAVFSLERLRVDREVFRVRHPAHGGQREFRRRMSEIYGFTRPDMRS from the coding sequence ATGACGCACCAAGGGTTTGTAAAAACACTAGAGGGCCTTAGTTTTCAGGATGCATTTAATCCCTATTCCGAGTGCTGCGCAGTGTGCGACCGCAAAGGCGCGGCTCGGATACGACGCGACTCTCTGCTTAAGATACTGATTGCGGCCACGGAATCGGGGGTCGATTCCCTCTGGGTCGGGCGCGATTTCGGGCATCGAGGTGGCAGGAGAACGGGGCTGGCTTTCACTGATGACGCGCACCTCAATAACCACGCAAAGCGCTGGGGTGTTTCGATTGAAAAGCCGACAAAAGGCATGATAAATGAGGGTACTGCCACTGTCGTATGGGATGTTCTTGACCAGATTAATGACACGGTATTTCTCTGGAACGTTTTCCCGCTACATCCGCACAAGCCCCAAAATCCTTTTACAAACCGCAGGCACAACGCCTGCGAAAGAAAAGCGGGAGAGGAAATGCTTTATGAACTTATCTGTCTTTTGAAGCCCGAAAGATTGGTTGCCATAGGAAACGACGCGGTTTTTAGCCTAGAGCGTCTGCGGGTAGACAGGGAGGTTTTCCGGGTCCGCCATCCCGCCCACGGAGGTCAAAGGGAGTTTCGAAGACGAATGAGTGAGATATACGGTTTTACCCGTCCGGATATGCGGTCCTGA
- a CDS encoding DUF4403 family protein → MKRILAILAFGVILGVGLCMSENVSRHDAEKPTPKTPVLEPLAERLSRATIPVTVPTAAVGEALERRTPKRVSGLRKNVLGGRFIQSELSWDLVRSDLRVSGRSGALSVATELSGETRATGTLQLIRKFDVKARGDVLASVSLTANPTLETDWRISPNLSKTKIDIQRADIPIKRIGNLDVGKHIIPGVQITAEGLRTQLNRSVARSNFFRQAAEKGWKRLCGSTPLGEGSGLWLETKPVVARAAQVRIGRKEIRSTIGVEVKTRILTEKTQPRCPFPKALLIEKPKPGGFEIVIPTIIDYETLERTLAEETVGKSLGKNVSIVIKAIRIRPHGERLLLETTVAVETDYLYGTGTKGILYVLAEPKLNPKAQTITLENVKLETDSQNVLFSMAGKAAEPLLLEAVSRRIPFDLGPKLEELRNRSEDAISALSSENVSVTGKVRRVRITRLDVGPEHLRLVLTAEGRVRARVQAIP, encoded by the coding sequence ATGAAAAGGATACTGGCCATTCTCGCATTCGGGGTCATTCTAGGTGTGGGCCTTTGCATGTCGGAGAACGTATCGAGGCATGACGCTGAGAAACCCACTCCCAAGACCCCGGTGCTTGAGCCGCTTGCGGAGCGGCTTTCAAGAGCAACTATCCCGGTCACCGTTCCCACAGCCGCCGTGGGAGAAGCGCTTGAGCGCAGAACGCCGAAACGGGTGTCAGGCTTGAGGAAAAACGTTCTCGGAGGACGTTTTATCCAAAGCGAGCTTAGCTGGGATCTTGTACGCTCGGACCTTAGGGTATCGGGCCGCAGCGGGGCGCTGAGCGTAGCAACCGAGCTTAGCGGAGAGACCCGCGCAACGGGAACTCTTCAGCTGATAAGAAAGTTTGACGTGAAAGCGCGCGGCGACGTACTTGCAAGCGTCTCCCTCACCGCAAATCCGACCCTCGAAACTGACTGGCGCATCTCCCCGAATCTCTCCAAAACAAAAATAGACATACAAAGAGCCGATATTCCGATAAAGCGCATCGGAAATCTTGACGTAGGGAAGCATATAATTCCCGGAGTTCAAATCACGGCTGAGGGACTTCGCACGCAACTCAACCGAAGCGTGGCCCGAAGCAATTTCTTCAGGCAGGCAGCCGAAAAAGGCTGGAAGAGGCTCTGCGGTTCAACGCCGCTTGGAGAGGGCTCGGGGCTCTGGCTTGAGACAAAGCCCGTAGTCGCGCGCGCGGCGCAGGTCCGCATCGGTCGCAAAGAAATCCGCTCCACGATTGGAGTTGAAGTAAAAACGCGCATCCTAACCGAAAAGACGCAGCCCAGATGCCCCTTCCCGAAAGCCCTGCTCATAGAAAAGCCCAAGCCAGGAGGCTTCGAAATCGTCATTCCCACTATAATCGATTACGAAACGCTTGAGCGGACGCTTGCCGAGGAGACAGTCGGCAAGTCTCTCGGCAAAAACGTCTCCATAGTCATAAAGGCAATAAGGATCCGCCCGCATGGAGAGCGGCTTCTGCTTGAAACCACGGTGGCAGTGGAAACGGATTACCTATACGGCACGGGGACCAAGGGGATCCTGTACGTGCTTGCCGAACCGAAACTAAACCCTAAAGCGCAGACCATAACGCTCGAAAACGTAAAGCTTGAAACTGATTCGCAGAATGTGCTTTTCTCAATGGCGGGAAAGGCCGCGGAACCCCTGCTGCTGGAGGCCGTCTCAAGGCGCATCCCCTTTGACCTTGGCCCGAAGCTCGAGGAGCTTAGGAACCGGTCAGAGGACGCGATTTCGGCGCTTTCATCAGAAAATGTCTCGGTTACGGGCAAAGTGAGGCGGGTGCGTATAACGCGCCTTGACGTGGGGCCCGAGCACCTGCGTTTAGTCCTAACGGCAGAAGGCAGGGTGAGAGCAAGGGTACAGGCGATTCCCTAG
- a CDS encoding TetR/AcrR family transcriptional regulator: protein MVQATSVPERSTSAAKTSRKFRRRGEILRTATDLFSEKGYHELTMEEIAEEIGVSKGTIYNYFSSKENLYLEILKESFEAIETLLQKEIENSDPAPAKLRKLLATIFTFYRRNLKVLRILSRDETHLLKEHFELTEKWRMSRVRLYERIIEKGIDEGSFVRQNPRLRALMLYGAVGAVMVHHDFSMDAGEVADAVFSQLASGLLVKTES, encoded by the coding sequence ATGGTTCAAGCTACAAGCGTTCCCGAGAGAAGCACGTCAGCAGCAAAAACATCCAGAAAATTCCGCCGTCGCGGCGAGATACTGAGGACCGCAACCGATCTTTTCTCCGAGAAAGGCTATCATGAACTCACCATGGAGGAGATAGCTGAGGAGATTGGCGTATCTAAGGGAACAATCTATAACTACTTCTCCTCGAAGGAGAACCTCTACCTCGAAATCTTGAAGGAGAGCTTCGAGGCGATAGAGACGCTTTTGCAGAAGGAAATAGAAAACTCAGATCCCGCTCCCGCTAAGCTTAGGAAACTGCTTGCGACCATATTCACTTTCTACAGACGGAACCTTAAGGTTCTTCGGATCCTCTCCCGCGACGAGACCCATCTTCTAAAGGAGCACTTCGAACTTACCGAAAAATGGAGAATGAGTCGCGTGAGACTCTACGAGAGAATAATAGAAAAAGGCATAGACGAAGGAAGCTTCGTGAGACAGAACCCGAGGCTCCGAGCCCTCATGCTCTACGGGGCCGTGGGTGCGGTAATGGTTCATCACGATTTCTCGATGGACGCGGGAGAGGTGGCAGACGCGGTTTTCTCGCAGCTTGCTTCGGGACTGCTTGTAAAAACGGAATCTTAG